The following are encoded together in the Humulus lupulus chromosome 5, drHumLupu1.1, whole genome shotgun sequence genome:
- the LOC133778973 gene encoding late embryogenesis abundant protein At1g64065-like, with the protein MTTGNLDGRRKRKCLVCIAAGVIIQTLIIVLFVVLIMRIRTPKVRLSSVSVESININPSSKSASFRIKVNAEVKVRNTNFGHYKFENSTATILYRGAEVGKTSLVKTRVRARSTKRFNVTMSFNSNKVSSDSNLGSDISSKNLSFSAYAKLEGKVHLFKIFKKKRSATMNCTFVVNTSSKTVNDLLCK; encoded by the coding sequence ATGACCACCGGAAACCTAGACGGTCGCCGTAAGAGGAAGTGTTTGGTTTGTATAGCCGCCGGAGTCATAATACAAACCCTAATCATAGTTCTCTTTGTGGTTCTCATTATGCGTATCAGAACTCCCAAAGTTCGTCTGTCCTCAGTCTCTGTCGAGTCCATCAACATAAACCCTTCTTCTAAATCTGCTTCGTTTAGGATCAAAGTCAACGCCGAAGTCAAGGTGAGGAACACCAACTTCGGCCACTACAAGTTCGAAAACAGTACGGCTACGATCTTATATAGAGGGGCTGAGGTTGGGAAGACCAGCTTAGTCAAAACCCGCGTCAGAGCTCGATCGACCAAGAGGTTCAACGTTACGATGTCGTTTAACTCCAACAAGGTCTCGTCCGATTCTAATCTGGGTAGTGATATCAGTTCAAAGAACTTGAGTTTCAGTGCCTATGCCAAGTTGGAAGGAAAGGTACACCTGTTTAAGATTTTCAAGAAGAAGAGGTCTGCAACAATGAATTGTACCTTTGTGGTCAACACATCTTCGAAAACGGTCAATGATCTGTTGTGCAAGTAA